From Streptomyces sp. GSL17-111, one genomic window encodes:
- a CDS encoding amino acid adenylation domain-containing protein, with protein MRTFVDDILGHAARTPGRTAVTTPDGDVTYAELAERIERLAAVLRARGAGPERVCAVAVPRGVDAVVAPAAVLRAGAAFLGLDVEQPPARLAALAASGGAELLVTTAELAARGQLPDPDGSGAPVLVDAPGTGGPTPTPTHAPEPEPVDGRALAYVSHTSGSTGAPSPVLIERRSADSYLRQLVRDQGLGPHTVALQTAPQGYDAAVRDTFAPLLAGGRLVLVPRAELMRPDAFGAAVRRHGVDTLLSVTPSFLAFLAGQPDARNLLAGVRLVVSSGESLRPFLAAGGRELVEGRLVNQYGPTECTMTSTRHVVPRRAEQPGGPDGAGRPDRPADVVGTPVDGVVVRLLDADLAPVPDGAVGEVFIGGVGVARGYRGLPARTADRFVPDPLGPPGARLYRTGDLAQAGPDGLEYLGRTDRQVKLRGHRVDPAEVEGALLGHPGVTGAVVTPEHDERGRVFLVAHVTGDLSGTTDGALRAHLATTLPPHLMPRRFERLAALPTTRSGKADRRALAGSGGRS; from the coding sequence ATGCGGACGTTCGTCGACGACATCCTCGGCCACGCGGCCCGCACGCCGGGCCGGACGGCCGTCACCACCCCGGACGGTGACGTCACCTACGCCGAACTCGCCGAGCGGATCGAGCGGCTGGCCGCCGTGCTGCGCGCTCGGGGCGCGGGACCGGAGCGGGTGTGCGCCGTGGCGGTGCCGCGCGGAGTGGACGCCGTCGTGGCGCCCGCGGCGGTGCTCCGGGCGGGCGCGGCGTTCCTCGGCCTCGACGTCGAGCAGCCGCCCGCGCGGCTGGCGGCGCTGGCGGCGAGCGGCGGCGCGGAGCTGCTGGTGACGACGGCGGAGCTGGCCGCACGCGGCCAGCTGCCCGACCCGGACGGGTCCGGCGCGCCGGTGCTCGTGGACGCCCCCGGCACCGGTGGCCCGACGCCGACGCCGACGCACGCACCGGAGCCGGAGCCGGTGGACGGCCGGGCGCTCGCCTACGTCAGCCACACCTCCGGCTCGACGGGCGCGCCGAGCCCCGTCCTCATCGAGCGGCGGTCGGCCGACTCCTACCTGCGCCAGCTCGTCCGCGACCAGGGCCTCGGCCCGCACACCGTGGCGCTCCAGACCGCGCCGCAGGGCTACGACGCGGCCGTCCGGGACACGTTCGCGCCGCTGCTGGCGGGCGGGCGGCTCGTCCTGGTGCCCCGCGCGGAGCTGATGCGGCCGGACGCGTTCGGGGCGGCCGTGCGCCGCCACGGCGTCGACACGCTGCTCAGCGTGACGCCGTCGTTCCTGGCCTTCCTCGCCGGGCAGCCGGACGCGCGGAACCTGCTGGCCGGGGTGCGGCTGGTCGTCTCCAGCGGGGAGTCGCTGCGGCCGTTCCTCGCGGCGGGCGGCCGGGAGCTCGTCGAGGGCCGGCTGGTCAACCAGTACGGGCCCACCGAGTGCACCATGACCTCCACCCGCCACGTCGTGCCGCGAAGGGCCGAGCAGCCCGGGGGGCCGGACGGCGCGGGCCGCCCGGACCGCCCGGCTGACGTGGTGGGCACGCCGGTCGACGGGGTGGTGGTGCGGCTGCTGGACGCCGACCTCGCCCCCGTCCCGGACGGCGCCGTGGGCGAGGTGTTCATCGGCGGGGTGGGGGTCGCGCGCGGCTACCGGGGGCTGCCCGCCCGCACCGCCGACCGGTTCGTGCCCGACCCGCTGGGCCCGCCCGGCGCGCGGCTGTACCGCACGGGCGACCTGGCGCAGGCCGGTCCGGACGGGCTGGAGTACCTGGGCCGCACCGACCGGCAGGTCAAGCTGCGCGGCCACCGCGTGGACCCGGCCGAGGTCGAGGGCGCGCTGCTGGGCCACCCCGGCGTCACCGGCGCCGTCGTCACCCCGGAGCACGACGAGCGCGGGCGGGTCTTCCTCGTCGCCCACGTGACGGGTGACCTGTCCGGCACGACGGACGGCGCGCTCCGCGCCCACCTGGCCACCACCCTGCCCCCGCATCTGATGCCGCGCCGCTTCGAGCGGCTGGCCGCGCTGCCCACCACCCGCAGCGGCAAGGCGGACCGCCGCGCCCTGGCCGGAAGCGGGGGACGGTCATGA
- a CDS encoding threonine ammonia-lyase — translation MTTTLVSPGPAAVEEAAGRIAGRVLRTPLLAGLPVPGKRRSGWRLRLKAEHLQYGGSFKLRGAANAVLALGARRIVTGSSGNHGIALARLAAPLGVEVTVVLAAGADPAKAALIRALGGRTVQVPGGVAEREARARELAELTDARLVPSSDHELVVAGQGTVAREILEDAPETTTLCVPVGGGGLLAGTCLAARDHAVRIVGVEPTAAPRYGRSLAAGRPVRLAPSDTVADGLRAQEPGAVTYPLIRDRVDDLVAVTDSAILAALRLLRGHGVEAEPSGAVALAGALRLGRDGGRVVAVVSGGNTATALRAATTYPHREDLP, via the coding sequence ATGACCACCACCCTCGTCTCCCCGGGCCCGGCCGCCGTCGAGGAGGCCGCGGGACGCATCGCCGGACGGGTCCTGCGCACGCCGCTGCTGGCGGGTCTGCCCGTGCCCGGCAAGCGGCGCTCGGGCTGGCGGTTGCGGCTGAAGGCCGAACACCTCCAGTACGGCGGCTCGTTCAAGCTGCGAGGCGCCGCGAACGCGGTGCTGGCGCTCGGGGCCCGGCGGATCGTCACCGGCTCCTCCGGCAACCACGGGATCGCGCTGGCCCGGCTCGCGGCGCCGCTGGGCGTCGAGGTCACCGTCGTGCTGGCCGCCGGGGCCGACCCGGCCAAGGCGGCGCTGATCCGGGCGCTGGGCGGCCGGACGGTCCAGGTGCCGGGCGGTGTGGCCGAGCGCGAGGCGCGGGCCCGGGAGCTGGCCGAGCTGACGGACGCCCGCCTGGTGCCGTCCTCGGACCACGAACTCGTCGTCGCGGGCCAGGGCACCGTCGCCCGGGAGATCCTGGAGGACGCGCCGGAGACCACCACGCTCTGCGTGCCGGTCGGCGGCGGCGGGCTGCTGGCGGGCACCTGCCTGGCCGCCCGCGACCACGCGGTGCGGATCGTCGGCGTGGAGCCGACGGCCGCGCCCCGCTACGGCCGTTCCCTGGCGGCCGGGCGACCCGTCCGGCTGGCGCCCAGCGACACCGTCGCCGACGGGCTGCGCGCCCAGGAACCGGGCGCGGTGACCTACCCCCTCATCCGCGACCGGGTCGACGACCTGGTCGCGGTGACCGACAGCGCCATCCTCGCCGCCCTCCGGCTGCTGCGCGGCCACGGCGTCGAGGCCGAACCCAGCGGCGCCGTCGCGCTGGCCGGGGCCCTGCGCCTGGGCCGCGACGGCGGCCGCGTCGTCGCCGTCGTCTCCGGCGGCAACACCGCCACGGCCCTGCGGGCCGCCACCACCTATCCCCACCGGGAGGACCTGCCATGA
- a CDS encoding acyl carrier protein yields MTTTTPLSPAAATTDAAERPTGAALTALVTEAYREALGSPEIDQDSDFYAWGGDSLTAFRVTATLQDALGVEVAVALVFAYPTPADLADVVDADLAQV; encoded by the coding sequence ATGACCACGACCACCCCCCTGAGCCCCGCCGCCGCCACCACCGACGCGGCCGAGCGTCCCACCGGCGCGGCGCTCACCGCCCTGGTCACCGAGGCCTACCGCGAGGCGCTGGGCTCGCCCGAGATCGACCAGGACAGCGACTTCTACGCGTGGGGCGGCGACTCGCTGACCGCCTTCCGCGTCACCGCGACGCTCCAGGACGCCCTCGGCGTGGAGGTGGCGGTGGCGCTCGTCTTCGCCTACCCGACGCCCGCCGACCTCGCCGACGTCGTCGACGCCGACCTGGCCCAGGTGTGA
- a CDS encoding lantibiotic dehydratase: protein MTETYVPGGGRWRLWEQFALRGPGFPADGVLRLAPDGLAAAADKFGPRDELSGQSWTDFAALFADAAVETAHTLQDIARTPAFREAVAWQNRPVLTSGVAPFLAWTPGVDRRSSMPRQREELVAHYWQRFCVKNDTIGFFGPVGWGRWDHETPGLTVEPGAGLVAATEVYFASWAIDALAATLAADPELWPWVAPRRVPFVRLSGTEVTVPGRPAQPVTAEDAAVLALCDGLRPVAEIGRRLPGVDVHAVLDGLVRRRLAVRKLEVPAGARPERALRAWLEGVGAPGPRRRGLAALDALERGRDRVRAAEGPDALVAALTELEERFVALTETAAHREKSAGTAPCRALVYSDCRRAATATAGRAVRAALAPLDPLLTSAAWLTSELASGVLERAREVYARLAAEGPVDLAAFWFACMPVLHGAARERAEELGREFRSRWEAILAPPPDARRVRLSLADVAGPAAEAFGGAGGPGWSAARYLSPDVMVAAEGPEAVARGDFTLVLGELHLAANTLGASLFVHQHPDAEELLDLTGRDHPGPRLLPLLPKEHRSRLSARIRNALVRPEDYYVALVDFTADPARPRTVLSADVAVTEEDDGTLVTVLPDGARFPVVEVFAHVLTTLAMDLFRLLPEEAEHSPRVTVDRLVVARETWRPAVAELDFAGEKDEARRFVRARRWRAERDLPRHVFVVLPTETRPFYVDFDSPVYVTILAKALRRAARKDPTARAVVTEMLPTPEQSWLTDDQGRAYTSELRFVAVDEHGRAPGDTVAPPDAASVAGGEGASGTS, encoded by the coding sequence ATGACCGAGACGTACGTGCCCGGGGGCGGGCGCTGGCGGCTGTGGGAGCAGTTCGCGCTGCGCGGCCCCGGCTTCCCCGCCGACGGCGTGCTGCGGCTGGCCCCGGACGGACTGGCCGCCGCCGCCGACAAGTTCGGCCCGCGCGACGAGCTGTCCGGCCAGAGCTGGACGGACTTCGCCGCCCTGTTCGCCGACGCCGCCGTCGAGACGGCCCACACCCTCCAGGACATCGCCCGCACGCCCGCCTTCCGGGAGGCGGTGGCCTGGCAGAACCGGCCGGTGCTGACCTCGGGCGTCGCGCCGTTCCTCGCCTGGACGCCGGGGGTCGACCGGCGCAGCTCGATGCCCCGGCAGCGGGAGGAGCTCGTCGCCCACTACTGGCAGCGCTTCTGCGTCAAGAACGACACCATCGGCTTCTTCGGCCCCGTCGGCTGGGGCCGCTGGGACCACGAAACCCCCGGGCTCACCGTCGAGCCGGGCGCGGGGCTGGTGGCCGCGACGGAGGTCTACTTCGCCAGCTGGGCGATCGACGCCCTCGCCGCGACACTCGCCGCCGACCCGGAGCTGTGGCCCTGGGTGGCGCCGCGCCGGGTGCCGTTCGTGCGGCTGTCCGGCACGGAGGTCACCGTGCCGGGCCGCCCGGCGCAGCCCGTCACCGCCGAGGACGCCGCCGTGCTGGCGCTGTGCGACGGACTGCGGCCGGTGGCGGAGATCGGGCGGCGCCTGCCGGGCGTCGACGTCCACGCCGTGCTGGACGGCCTGGTCCGGCGCCGGCTGGCGGTGCGGAAGCTGGAGGTGCCCGCCGGGGCCCGGCCGGAACGCGCCCTGCGGGCCTGGCTGGAGGGCGTCGGTGCGCCGGGGCCCCGGCGGCGCGGGCTCGCCGCGCTGGACGCCCTGGAGCGCGGCCGGGACCGGGTCCGCGCGGCGGAGGGGCCGGACGCGCTGGTGGCGGCGCTCACGGAGCTGGAGGAACGCTTCGTGGCGCTGACCGAGACGGCGGCGCACCGGGAGAAGTCGGCCGGGACGGCGCCGTGCCGGGCCCTGGTGTACTCCGACTGCCGCCGGGCCGCGACGGCCACGGCGGGCCGGGCCGTGCGGGCGGCGCTCGCGCCGCTCGACCCGCTGCTCACCAGCGCCGCCTGGCTCACCTCCGAGCTGGCCTCCGGGGTGCTGGAGCGGGCGCGCGAGGTGTACGCGCGGCTGGCCGCCGAGGGGCCCGTGGACCTGGCGGCCTTCTGGTTCGCCTGCATGCCGGTCCTGCACGGGGCCGCGCGGGAGCGGGCGGAGGAGCTGGGACGGGAGTTCCGCAGCCGGTGGGAGGCGATCCTGGCCCCGCCGCCGGACGCCCGCCGGGTGCGGCTCTCCCTGGCGGACGTCGCCGGGCCGGCGGCCGAGGCGTTCGGCGGCGCGGGCGGCCCCGGCTGGAGCGCGGCGCGCTACCTCAGCCCGGACGTCATGGTCGCGGCCGAGGGCCCGGAGGCCGTGGCGCGCGGCGACTTCACGCTCGTCCTGGGCGAGTTGCACCTCGCGGCCAACACCCTGGGGGCCTCCCTCTTCGTCCACCAGCACCCGGACGCCGAGGAGTTGCTGGACCTCACCGGGCGCGACCACCCCGGCCCCCGGCTGCTGCCCCTGCTGCCCAAGGAGCACCGCTCCCGGCTCTCGGCGCGGATCCGGAACGCCCTGGTCCGGCCCGAGGACTACTACGTGGCGCTGGTGGACTTCACGGCCGACCCGGCCCGCCCCCGGACCGTGCTCAGCGCGGACGTGGCGGTCACCGAGGAGGACGACGGCACGCTGGTGACCGTCCTGCCCGACGGGGCGCGGTTCCCGGTCGTCGAGGTGTTCGCGCACGTCCTGACGACCCTGGCCATGGACCTGTTCCGGCTGCTGCCCGAGGAGGCCGAGCACTCCCCGCGCGTCACCGTCGACCGGCTCGTGGTGGCCCGCGAGACGTGGCGGCCGGCCGTCGCGGAGCTGGACTTCGCCGGGGAGAAGGACGAGGCCCGCCGCTTCGTGCGGGCCCGGCGGTGGCGGGCCGAACGGGACCTTCCGCGCCATGTGTTCGTCGTGCTGCCCACCGAGACGCGGCCGTTCTACGTCGACTTCGACAGCCCCGTCTACGTCACCATCCTGGCCAAGGCGCTGCGCCGGGCCGCCCGGAAGGACCCGACGGCCCGGGCCGTCGTCACCGAGATGCTGCCGACGCCGGAGCAGAGCTGGCTCACCGACGACCAGGGGCGGGCGTACACCTCCGAGCTGCGCTTCGTCGCCGTGGACGAGCACGGTCGGGCCCCGGGGGACACCGTGGCCCCACCCGATGCGGCGAGCGTTGCGGGCGGGGAGGGGGCGAGCGGCACGTCCTGA